In one window of Plasmodium cynomolgi strain B DNA, chromosome 13, whole genome shotgun sequence DNA:
- a CDS encoding hypothetical protein (putative) encodes QEIIAEDTSNTNAESEVDEQTELLEKKTAQELFDMGTLEFKENKNFDVAAERFSMAVEKKVKELNAEGSIHVDLREYYLSFADALLTKEEEKNDLFEFLKKKKKIEVSDTEEDSVEKEEVTDEQLAFEMFEFARKCYELLVEEKKEEMSKKDILNYTYVFIRLGDISLLNHFFEEALKEYQKCVELREKHKVGDENLIAPLISLSQSYMFCGKRKEAVDYFEKVKKILLDVRQKTTPLPENTNEKIIRDTYDDVQIQINDLKRQIEEEGEEGTALGSQTIAKELVVTTKSEFDKAVLNKESNEVTKITISTVNDDEQGTKRRRINLSNYKN; translated from the exons CAAGAAATAATTGCTGAAGATACCTCCAACACAAATGCTGAATCGGAAGTGGACGAACAGACGG AACTCCTGGAAAAGAAAACGGCACAGGAACTGTTCGACATGGGAACCCTAGAATTTAAGGAGAACAAAAACTTCGACGTTGCTGCTGAGAGATTTTCCATGGCCGTGGAGAAGAA AGTGAAAGAATTAAACGCAGAAGGGAGCATCCACGTCGACTTGCGTGAATACTACCTATCCTTTGCTGATGCCCTGCTGAccaaggaagaagaaaaaaatgatcttttcgaatttttgaaaaaaa agaaaaaaatcgaagtGTCCGACACGGAGGAGGATTCAGttgagaaggaagaagtcaCGGACGAGCAG CTTGCCTTTGAGATGTTCGAATTCGCAAGAAAATGTTACGAACTGCTAGTGgaagagaagaaggaggagatgtCGAAGAAGGACATTTTGAATTATACCTATGTGTTTATTCGCCTTGGGGACATCAGCTTACTGAACCACTTTTTCGAGGAGGCTTTGAAG GAGTACCAAAAATGCGTGGAGTTACGGGAGAAGCACAAGGTGGGAGATGAGAACCTGATTGCCCCCCTGATCTCCCTGTCGCAGAGCTACATGTTCTGTGGAAAGAGAAAAGAAGCAGTGGATTATTTCGAAAAGGTAAAGAAAATCCTGCTGGACGTTAGACAGAAAACCACCCCCCTGCCAGAAAACACGAACGAGAAAATTATACGGGACACATACGACGATGTACAAATACAAATTAATGACTTGAAGAGACAAATAGAGGAAGAGGGCGAGGAAGGCACGGCGTTGGGAAGTCAAACTATTGCCAAGGAGTTGGTGGTCACGACAAAG TCCGAATTCGACAAGGCAGTGCTGAACAAGGAAAGCAACGAAGTTACCAAAATCACTATTTCCACGGTGAATGATGACGAGCAGGGAACCAAGAGAAGAAGGATCAACTTAtctaattataaaaattaa
- a CDS encoding glyoxalase II (putative), whose amino-acid sequence MKLARALVAINYFSPARTTPRLSLSSRLFFERGLFSRNNVHTTCFTKKDKKYFIVKKPDMCTNVIIVPMYRDNYAYIFYDDKDEGVAVDPSDHNVVNEITEMENIKIKNVLCTHKHADHNGGNSYFFNKKINVYGIKEKDNKYINRNLQNWKIHKRTLQKKIFFTGDFLFICGLGKNFEGNNFDLHNSVNNLKRLQKDAEKIYIFCGHEYTQDNVKFALTVDGVNPQLATFHQQLLENQNMHPTVPSLLEDEFAYNPFLRCDEEYIQNEIKKYAKRNHYVISAKSEYIALLRVMKDNFKCS is encoded by the exons ATGAAGCTCGCCCGGGCCCTCGTGGCGATAAATTACTTCTCCCCCGCGAGAACAACCCCCCGACTGTCTTTGTCCAGCAGGCTATTTTTCGAAAGGGGACTTTTCAGCAGAAATAATGTACATACTACCTGCTTCAccaagaaggacaaaaaatatttcattgtGAAGAAACCTGATATGTGCACAAATGTGATTATCGTCCCCATGTACAGAGACAACTAtgcttacattttttacgatGATAAGGATGAAGGAGTAGCAGTGGATCCAAGTGACCATAACGTCGTTAACGAAATAaccgaaatggaaaatataaaaataaaaaatgtgctatgtacacataaacaTGCTGACCATAATGGAGGAAATAGctattttttcaacaaaaaaattaatgtgtacggaattaaagaaaaggacaataaatatataaataggaATCTTCAAAAC TGGAAAATTCACAAAAGGactcttcaaaaaaaaattttttttacgggggattttttgttcatatgtggactgggaaaaaatttcgaagGCAACAATTTTGACTTGCACAATTCTGtgaacaatttaaaaaggctACAAAAGGacgcagaaaaaatttacattttttgcgGACATGAATATACACAAGACAATGTCAAATTTGCGTTAACTGTAGATGGGGTTAACCCACAATTGGCTACCTTTCATCAACAACTTTTGGAAAACCAAAATATGCATCCCACCGTGCCTTCTCTCCTGGAAGATGAATTTGCATACAACCCCTTCTTGCGATGTGATGAGGAGTATATAcaaaacgaaattaaaaagtacgCAAAAAGGAACCATTACGTTATTAGTGCCAAGTCCGAGTACATAGCTCTTTTGCGCGTCATGAAGGATAACTTTAAGTGCTCCTGA
- a CDS encoding hypothetical protein (putative), with translation MAYSKVPYSKTPPMMNVPHATGTYSNMANTRGGIFTNVTLPSAAYPNIPQPNAPYMNGAYSNVTHPSTAYTSIPNQSSAYASMPTASGAYTNMTNQNGAYINVSGHPVISGHSIVSGHPVVSGHPVVSGHPVVGGHPVVGGHSIVGVHPIVSSHPSVGGHPNVSSHPSVSSHPNETYANGAYARPPCPNGAGGFYANNFEGAQGENYAGNYPPSCAPSYVANYAASYSPNQGTNCAPNFGPNYEGIYPMGGSNAYGKGRSNDHPSDHPSGHPSSHPSSHPSSHPSSHPSSHPNSHPTDHSNEHSHEYGSECANDYVNDYMHDYMNEYLNDYGMEEPTNTNHLDDTKEAKKKTIRGITSFTLFAREKRKELLNQKVFLGSSLTEQTTAVAKIWNSLSDEKKKEWAAKASKINEENYLSQKKKKKRKFTAFSIFAREKRKEHKEKNIDMGLTLAQQNSYVSKLWKQLSVEEKNKYKILSNNVNAEVAKTSKSDMNYVSGEKLSGFKGRIKALDNMMNQQFSGNASLPYNSGINDVGYVNSMGYMNGVGTGTAPMGVIPPGGVLPPSRINAVPPQNTLSSTPNQANPPSSINIPSDAILPNESSDISNLGYMDYVNYMNTVLSHDNPSYMSKIISAGNENYMTMMNNLTNEMASGMTQDLTGSLPSEPQTTDTKKEKKNTKLKKRKNKKDHMDNTEQDQLMNKNGSYKMGKEDPPPYETNNNMIGVFPAEPDTRVNLYDGCMSTVTNMAHVTNNGSYSQNSVHKNNGPVNVPTPNDGNAGVDMVYANSLLNYYASQENPNVGDDSMNNVGNVGSMPNVLDVASVSNIGNLTSLTNLTNLPPDGTHRPNGKAHPPRNINESGSPATAAMTTASIGVDKKQPMINEQPNSNLGVMTDASMFNNPSKSTANIISNVPYDGMPMGNPLLPCNNTALNRIPFNNVPFNAVPMYNIPPNGTAQGGSGTGLPNENFNPAEAHLNNALLNPADGMDMRRGTNAMNKEPFSNPYVSNVASVHMPNADENHLTLNSDNLKAARKTKSKDKIEELMKKKMKKDEKQKLKEKKLKEKKLMLKMYDKKKKQLLKTEKQMEKNKKSKNKNGVNTIEDASGAMYYHPNPVHPNLISTNINGMPFDAPNALMNKPMVGNFNPYVSMDNVDAKDMHMKTVAMASSGMGSSGMGSGGMAAMMRGGNLADRGVDNRAIPLNFQHVNNMNSALTNMRNNQPTPYPFVNNYPSDIPDMRSYMPNNEMKSYDDAPRGLQDQQVAAMPTPPNEMTTYPSVNLNEKSKKKKKVNRMDAANLVVDSGDGNLTFTDAKNMPLMNEKMGFNNGFNNGFNSGFNNGFNSGFNNEFNSEFKNGFNNEFNNEFNNVEYRDNYYKDMRVTDFGAYQQTDSNKGGQVDKLPAYHMASFEVKMGKEKEEGHQKNLNQMNQRPNAFYDPEQMYGSSLASSGANGNHHDGVVNVGGLLNVGSLPVGTSIPAGAIIMGDGFYDMNRSNSQNLKNQHSYGYSSNHGAHNVVGKHGTGVVGSPKEEYYEQVTRISGEEREGEEGTYKTYSSVAKGMGQSADDVSKVPDYMNKSGDYLNSQGDYLNNQANEEKAFYGSKGMNLMMGKVPTGLDDANASFDKQFFVNENKPMEHKTKNYYSQNENSKNKSNSTLYGEESLSGSYNHFNSSTPVTTAQQQATFNKTLNEELNLDLNYGNVSYVHTDGCNEDSQNNSTGYFYPHGSGISGGQKESEKMNNPGAYVNHELEGVANANNMMYYPEQMIPENKMNKNLVYFDTVRGDINTPMSWETK, from the exons ATGGCGTACTCGAAAGTACCCTATTCGAAAACGCCTCCCATGATGAACGTGCCCCATGCCACTGGGACTTACTCCAACATGGCTAATACCAGAGGAGGAATCTTCACAAATGTGACCCTCCCGAGTGCTGCCTATCCGAACATCCCTCAACCGAATGCTCCCTACATGAAC GGGGCCTACTCAAATGTAACCCATCCCAGTACCGCCTACACAAGTATACCCAATCAGAGCAGCGCCTATGCGAGCATGCCAACAGCCAGTGGCGCTTACACAAATATGACCAATCAGAACGGTGCATATATTAATGTTAGCGGCCACCCCGTTATTAGCGGCCACTCCATTGTTAGCGGCCACCCCGTTGTTAGCGGTCACCCCGTTGTTAGCGGTCACCCCGTTGTTGGCGGCCACCCCGTTGTTGGCGGCCACTCCATTGTTGGCGTCCACCCCATTGTTAGCAGCCACCCCAGTGTTGGCGGTCATCCCAATGTTAGCAGCCACCCCAGTGTTAGCAGCCATCCCAATGAGACCTACGCCAATGGGGCATACGCCAGACCGCCGTGTCCCAACGGTGCCGGCGGCTTCTACGCGAACAACTTTGAAGGCGCTCAGGGCGAAAACTACGCAGGCAATTACCCTCCCAGCTGTGCGCCCAGTTATGTGGCTAACTATGCGGCCAGCTACTCCCCTAACCAAGGAACTAATTGTGCTCCTAATTTTGGCCCCAATTATGAAGGGATCTACCCCATGGGAGGTAGCAACGCCTACGGGAAAGGGCGCTCGAATGACCACCCCAGTGATCATCCCAGTGGCCACCCCAGTAGCCACCCCAGTAGCCACCCCAGTAGCCACCCCAGTAGTCATCCCAGTAGTCATCCCAATAGCCACCCCACTGATCACTCGAATGAGCACTCTCATGAGTATGGAAGCGAATGTGCAAACGATTACGTGAACGACTATATGCACGACTACATGAATGAGTACCTAAACGACTACGGCATGGAGGAGCCTACCAACACGAACCATCTAGACGACAccaaagaagcaaagaagaaaacaatCAGAGGAATAACCTCCTTTACTCTCTTTGctagagaaaaaagaaaggaattaCTTAACCAGAAAGTATTCCTAGGTAGTTCCCTCACCGAGCAAACAACAGCAGTAGCCAAAATATGGAACAGCCTAAgcgatgagaaaaaaaaggaatgggcTGCCAAAGCATCTAAaataaatgaggaaaattatttatcccagaagaaaaagaaaaaaagaaaatttactgCCTTCAGTATTTTTGCtcgagaaaaaagaaaggaacataaggagaaaaatatagacATGGGATTAACCCTAGCACAGCAAAATTCGTATGTATCCAAATTGTGGAAGCAACTCTCcgttgaggaaaaaaataaatacaaaattcTCTCAAATAACGTCAATGCGGAAGTAGCCAAAACGAGTAAGAGTGACATGAATTACGTGAGTGGAGAAAAGCTAAGTGGGTTTAAAGGACGAATCAAGGCTCTAGACAACATGATGAACCAGCAGTTTTCAGGAAATGCTTCCTTGCCGTACAACAGTGGAATCAACGACGTGGGTTATGTGAACAGCATGGGCTACATGAATGGAGTCGGCACGGGAACTGCACCCATGGGGGTCATCCCCCCAGGAGGAGTTCTCCCCCCGAGCCGAATTAACGCAGTGCCCCCCCAAAATACACTGAGCAGCACGCCAAACCAAGCGAACCCCCCGAGTAGCATCAACATCCCCAGCGACGCGATCTTACCTAATGAATCGAGCGACATAAGCAACCTGGGATACATGGACTACGTTAACTACATGAATACTGTTCTAAGCCACGACAACCCAAGTTACATGAGCAAAATAATCAGTGCAGGGAATGAAAATTACATGACCATGATGAATAACCTGACTAACGAAATGGCGAGTGGAATGACACAAGATTTGACGGGCAGCTTGCCCAGCGAACCACAAACAACTGAcacgaagaaggaaaaaaaaaatacaaaattgaaaaagaggaagaacaaaaaagatcATATGGACAACACAGAACAGGATCAattaatgaacaaaaatggttcctacaaaatggggaaagaaGATCCTCCCCCTTATGAAACAAATAACAATATGATTGGCGTTTTTCCCGCGGAGCCCGATACAAGGGTAAACCTCTACGATGGGTGCATGTCCACTGTGACCAACATGGCTCATGTGACAAATAACGGCAGTTACTCGCAAAACAGCGTCCATAAAAACAACGGCCCCGTGAATGTGCCCACACCAAACGATGGCAACGCCGGCGTCGACATGGTGTATGCGAACAGCTTGCTCAATTACTACGCTAGCCAGGAGAACCCCAACGTGGGCGACGATTCTATGAACAATGTGGGCAATGTGGGAAGCATGCCCAACGTGCTTGACGTGGCAAGTGTGTCCAATATTGGCAATCTGACCAGCCTGACCAACCTGACCAACCTGCCCCCGGATGGCACGCATCGACCGAACGGCAAGGCGCACCCGCCCAGAAACATAAACGAGAGTGGCAGTCCCGCCACCGCGGCGATGACAACCGCCTCTATCGGTGTCGACAAAAAACAACCCATGATAAACGAACAACCAAACAGCAATCTGGGCGTGATGACCGATGCAAGTATGTTCAACAATCCGAGTAAGAGCACAGCAAATATTATTAGTAATGTACCATATGACGGCATGCCCATGGGAAACCCCCTCCTCCCATGTAACAACACTGCACTTAACAGGATCCCATTCAACAACGTTCCGTTCAACGCAGTCCCCATGTATAATATCCCCCCAAACGGGACTGCCCAAGGTGGCAGTGGTACTGGCCTACCAAACGAAAACTTCAACCCTGCGGAAGCACATTTGAATAACGCGTTACTTAACCCCGCGGATGGAATGGACATGAGGAGAGGAACGAACGCAATGAACAAAGAACCGTTCAGTAATCCCTATGTGAGCAACGTGGCAAGTGTACATATGCCCAATGCCGATGAGAACCACCTAACCCTAAACTCTGACAACCTAAAAGCGGCACGAAAAACGAAAAGTAAAGACAAAATAGAAGAattgatgaagaaaaaaatgaagaaagatgagaaacaaaaattaaaagagaaaaaattaaaagaaaaaaaattaatgctGAAAATGTacgacaagaaaaaaaagcaattacTGAAGACAGagaaacaaatggaaaaaaataaaaaaagtaaaaataaaaatggggtgaaTACGATTGAGGATGCTAGTGGCGCCATGTATTACCACCCCAATCCTGTGCACCCCAATTTAATAAGTACAAATATTAATGGAATGCCTTTCGATGCTCCCAACGCGCTCATGAACAAACCAATGGTTGGTAACTTCAACCCCTACGTAAGCATGGACAACGTGGACGCGAAAGATATGCACATGAAAACTGTGGCCATGGCGAGCAGCGGAATGGGGAGCAGCGGAATGGGGAGCGGCGGAATGGCGGCCATGATGAGGGGAGGAAACCTTGCCGATCGCGGCGTGGACAATCGGGCCATTCCCCTCAATTTTCAACATGTTAACAACATGAACAGCGCACTGACTAACATGAGGAACAACCAACCCACGCCCTACCCCTTCGTGAATAATTACCCGAGTGATATCCCCGACATGAGAAGTTACATGCCCAACAACGAAATGAAGAGTTATGATGATGCACCCAGGGGTCTACAGGACCAGCAAGTAGCAGCAATGCCGACACCCCCCAATGAGATGACTACCTACCCAAGTGTTAACCTAAATGAGaaatcgaagaagaagaaaaaagtaaatcgAATGGATGCCGCCAACTTGGTTGTTGACTCTGGGGATGGAAACTTAACCTTTACCGATGCGAAAAATATGCCCCTTATGAATGAGAAAATGGGCTTCAACAATGGGTTCAACAATGGGTTCAACAGTGGGTTCAATAATGGGTTCAACAGTGGGTTCAACAATGAGTTCAACAGTGAGttcaaaaatgggttcaACAATGAATTCAACAATGAGTTCAACAATGTAGAATATAGGGACAATTACTACAAGGACATGAGGGTTACCGATTTTGGAGCGTATCAACAGACGGACAGTAACAAAGGGGGCCAAGTGGATAAGCTGCCTGCGTACCATATGGCTAGTTTTGAAgtcaaaatgggcaaagaaaaggaggagggacatcagaaaaatttaaatcaGATGAACCAAAGACCGAATGCTTTTTACGACCCAGAGCAGATGTATGGCAGTAGCCTCGCTAGCAGCGGTGCAAATGGAAACCATCACGATGGTGTCGTGAATGTGGGTGGTTTGCTAAATGTGGGCAGCCTCCCCGTTGGGACGAGCATCCCCGCTGGAGCAATCATCATGGGGGATGGCTTCTACGATATGAACAGGTCCAACAGCCAGAACCTGAAGAATCAGCACTCCTACGGGTATAGTAGCAACCACGGTGCACATAACGTTGTTGGCAAGCATGGCACAGGTGTGGTGGGTTCACCGAAGGAGGAATACTACGAACAGGTGACGAGGATATCGGGAGAGGAGCGCGAGGGTGAAGAAGGAACGTACAAAACGTATAGCAGTGTCGCGAAGGGTATGGGCCAATCTGCTGATGATGTGAGCAAGGTGCCAGATTACATGAACAAGTCGGGAGACTACCTAAACAGTCAGGGAGACTACCTAAACAATCAGGCCAACGAGGAAAAAGCGTTCTATGGTTCCAAGGGAATGAACCTGATGATGGGCAAAGTGCCAACGGGCCTTGACGATGCGAACGCCTCCTTCGACAAGCAGTTTTTCGTAAATGAAAACAAACCAATGGAACATAAGACGAAAAATTACTACAGCCAGAATGAGAACAGTAAGAATAAGTCCAACTCAACCTTGTATGGAGAAGAATCACTAAGCGGTAGCTACAACCACTTTAACAGCAGTACCCCGGTCACGACGGCCCAGCAACAGGCTACTTTTAACAAAACGCTGAACGAAGAATTAAATTTGGACCTTAACTATGGTAATGTCAGTTATGTGCACACGGATGGTTGTAATGAGGACAGCCAGAATAACAGCACAGGGTACTTCTACCCTCACGGTAGCGGCATCAGTGGAGGCCaaaaagaaagcgaaaaaatgaataacccAGGAGCGTATGTCAACCACGAATTGGAGGGAGTGGCGAACGCAAACAATATGATGTATTACCCGGAGCAAATGATaccagaaaataaaatgaacaaaaaccTTGTATATTTTGACACGGTACGTGGGGATATTAACACCCCGATGTCGTGGGAGACTAAGTAG
- a CDS encoding hypothetical protein (putative), with protein sequence MLKGNNNHEDVSDDDFVSEKQIFQGPNKTILTLESIHVVKGIDKHVKKRIEEGKVYLSDISPVKNAEIELAFLKSLRDNALKNNIISKKKYYSGKFTKDLNIKIEENYKCFSLDHAQAHGGGNTDPGDLGWHSGDNNLKSPNDSEELGSGSVGRRPIKGQPKRKHRGPQINKDKGEEERGEKTDDEEEKKKNYYDDDDEKDYDGDEVPNDEVDNDASNQAEEAGQPYYNRINSFVQKSLKPSLLEKFSFNDFPELLERETIDYIKKKEKKLQKKRLNANLEALRLQYIPINNDKFKNIPREIKENILALFACIIIKHIDSFDDIQVQNHLEELSRNFLKQMSDLLVIDPLAYKCIMKPLDQRELIRDITGDKKIYQLYEKPFIDNLLVQIQDLQAGIDLKFKKVVEELNNEMDFWQNDHITDEPNNDLFSDVERDIRYGFDRYYSNSSNLLEDDEDDNADCRSDVRNLSSARGSFIQREIDESYSGEAIHDYFSWGDNKASRGCKKNGRDDHPAVAIGGRGDQSCVDTPSGKKRNKANLSHNEKGAPPECHRGGRMMQERSSSLYDENGCNAPPGVDMDSQGEAANGDASKTAREAPRQDEQEVNLGNAPPKEPGESDCTDDTKQCKSGKCPGELEKTKGAGSLQLTVEQSGKVQSTKGEPTKGESTRGESTKVAADKPGANQTSRPSTKGDKNMPVEGSASDGKYRQSVGASIQARIKTSISRSETFEGESDYEESDIDKHLNHGVPTRGPEVKSVLLRDLITTYIMTGNNNARIQLYFQKFARCLKINELLILRIEENLAADLISALQASTNETSKRKNIRRIKIAAAALGGGALIAFTAGLAAPGIIAGLTALGAGGSSLTAFLASASGLAFIVSLFGAGGAGLTGYKYSRRIANIRTFEFIMLNGSLSKSLSVCVCVSGEIQTDDDITNPWIEVFPNCYCDLYALKWENHLLKTLGSLIETMLSQEFAITASRIWLQYTIASTLSAALTWPLALIKYASSLDNVYLLIRERAQQAGRILADALSDKNTVGQRPVILIGYSVGARVIFYCLKYLHAKKLYNIVSNVIFIGLPATTSTRVWEKIRMVVTNRVINVYSKNDWLLGFLYRYMEWKLSVAGLIAVNVPNVENYDASGIIHSHLDYKRKLKDIFNLINFDM encoded by the exons ATGCTCAAGGGCAACAACAACCACGAAGATGTCAGCGATGACGATTTTGTTAGCGAAAAGCAGATTTTCCAAGGCCCGAACAAGACCATCCTGACTTTGGAATCCATCCACGTCGTTAAAGGGATCGACAAACATGTAAAGAAGAGGATAGAGGAGGGGAAGGTATACTTGAGCGATATAAGTCCTGTGAAGAACGCAGAAATTGAATTGGCCTTTTTAAAGAGTCTACGTGACAatgctttgaaaaataacatcataagtaaaaaaaaatattatagtgGCAAGTTCACTAAAGATTTGAATATTAAAATAGAAGAGAACTACAAATGCTTCAGCTTAGACCATGCCCAGGCACATGGAGGGGGGAACACCGATCCAGGTGACCTAGGTTGGCACAGTGGTGATAACAATTTGAAAAGTCCCAATGATAGTGAAGAATTGGGCAGCGGATCGGTGGGCAGGCGGCCGATAAAAGGGCAGCCGAAAAGGAAACACAGGGGGCcccaaataaataaagacaaaggggaggaagaacgGGGTGAAAAAACagacgacgaggaggagaagaagaagaactacTATGACGACGATGACGAAAAAGACTACGACGGGGATGAAGTACCGAATGACGAAGTTGATAACGATGCCTCCAACCAAGCGGAGGAGGCGGGCCAGCCGTACTACAACCGCATTAACTCCTTTGTCCAGAAAAGCCTAAAACCGAGCTTGCTGGAAAAATTCTCCTTCAACGATTTCCCAGAGTTACTCGAAAGAGAAACGATcgattatataaaaaaaaaggagaaaaagttacaaaaaaaaagattaaacGCGAATTTGGAGGCCCTGAGGTTGCAGTACATACCGATCAATAATGacaagtttaaaaatatcccaagagaaattaaggaaaatatattggCCCTATTCGCATGTATCATAATCAAACATATCGACTCCTTTGACGATATACAAGTACAAAACCATTTGGAAGAGTTGTCCAGAAATTTCCTCAAGCAAATGTCAGATTTACTGGTTATAGATCCCCTAGCGTATAAGTGTATCATGAAGCCGCTCGATCAAAGAGAGTTAATCAGGGATATCACAGGTGATAAGAAGATATACCAATTGTACGAGAAACCATTTATTGATAATTTATTGGTACAAATACAGGACCTCCAAGCAGGCATAGATTTgaagtttaaaaaagtggTAGAAGAATTGAACAATGAAATGGATTTTTGGCAAAATGATCATATTACTGATGAACCAAATAATGATCTCTTTAGTGATGTAGAGAGGGACATACGATACGGCTTTGACAGATACTACAGCAACAGTAGCAACCTTCTCGAGGATGATGAAGACGATAATGCCGACTGCAGGAGCGATGTCAGAAATTTGTCCTCCGCTCGGGGTAGTTTTATCCAAAGAGAAATTGATGAATCGTACAGTGGGGAGGCCATCCATGATTACTTTTCTTGGGGAGACAATAAAGCCTCTAggggttgtaaaaaaaacgggagaGATGACCACCCAGCG GTAGCAATTGGAGGAAGGGGCGATCAAAGTTGTGTTGACACACcgagtgggaagaaaaggaacaaagcGAATCTCTCGCATAATGAAAAGGGGGCCCCCCCGGAATGTCACAGAGGCGGACGAATGATGCAGGAGCGGAGCAGCAGCCTGTATGACGAAAACGGGTGTAACGCTCCTCCAGGAGTCGACATGGATAGTCAGGGTGAAGCCGCGAATGGCGACGCTAGTAAAACTGCCCGTGAGGCTCCCCGCCAAGACGAGCAGGAAGTCAACCTGGGGAATGCCCCCCCCAAAGAGCCAGGTGAAAGTGACTGCACTGACGATACGAAGCAGTGCAAAAGTGGGAAATGTCCCGGGGAGTTGGAGAAGACGAAGGGGGCAGGATCGTTGCAGCTGACTGTGGAGCAGTCGGGGAAAGTGCAGTCCACCAAAGGGGAGCCCACCAAAGGGGAGTCCACCAGAGGGGAGTCCACCAAAGTTGCTGCTGACAAACCCGGCGCGAACCAAACGAGCAGACCCAGCACCAAGGGCGATAAGAACATGCCCGTGGAGGGAAGCGCGTCCGATGGAAAGTATCGCCAAAGCGTAGGTGCGAGCATACAGGCGAGGATCAAAACGAGCATCAGCCGCTCCGAGACGTTCGAAGGGGAAAGCGACTATGAAGAGAGCGACATTGATAAGCACCTAAACCATGGGGTCCCCACGAGAGGACCCGAAGTGAAGTCAGTGCTTCTCAGAGACCTAATCACGACCTACATCATGACAGGAAATAATAATGCGAGAATACAATTATATTTCCAGAAGTTTGCTAGatgcttaaaaataaatgagttattaattttaaggatagaagaaaatttggCAGCAGATTTAATAAGTGCTTTACAGGCATCAACAAATGAGACTTCCAAGAGGAAGAACATAAGGAGGATCAAAATAGCAGCTGCTGCGCTAGGTGGGGGAGCTTTGATAGCTTTCACAGCAGGGTTAGCTGCTCCTGGGATTATAGCAGGGTTGACTGCGTTAGGTGCTGGCGGAAGTAGCCTTACAGCCTTCCTAGCATCAGCTAGCGGTTTGGCTTTTATTGTGTCTTTATTCGGTGCAGGAGGAGCTGGATTGACAGGGTACAAATACAGCAGAAGGATAGCAAACATAAGAACCTTTGAATTTATAATGCTAAATGGAAGTCTCTCAAAATCGTTAagtgtatgtgtatgtgtcAGTGGGGAAATACAAACAGATGATGATATAACTAACCCATGGATTGAAGTCTTCCCCAATTGTTACTGTGATTTGTATGCATTGAAGTGGGAAAACCATTTGCTAAAAACATTAGGTTCTTTGATCGAAACGATGTTGTCTCAAGAATTTGCAATAACGGCTAGTCGAATATGGCTACAGTACACTATAGCTAGTACTCTCAGTGCTGCCTTGACATGGCCATTAGCACTAATTAAATACGCCTCAAGCTTGGATAACGTTTATTTGCTCATACGGGAGAGAGCACAACAGGCAGGAAGAATCCTAGCAGACGCTTTGAGTGACAAGAACACTGTTGGACAAAGACCTGTTATCCTCATTGGGTACTCCGTTGGGGCtcgtgtcattttttactgtttaaaatatttgcatgCAAAAAAGTTATACAATATTGTTAGCAATGTTATATTTATAGGCCTCCCTGCAACTACCAGCACAAGGGTGTGGGAGAAAATTCGGATGGTGGTGACTAACCGAGTGATTAATGTTTACTCAAAAAATGATTGGCTGTTGGGTTTCCTGTACAGGTATATGGAGTGGAAGCTAAGTGTCGCTGGACTTATCGCAGTGAATGTGCCCAATGTGGAAAATTATGACGCTAGTGGGATTATCCACAGCCACTTGGATTATAAGAGGAAGCTCAaggacatttttaatttgataaACTTTGACATGTGA